A window of the Lactuca sativa cultivar Salinas chromosome 5, Lsat_Salinas_v11, whole genome shotgun sequence genome harbors these coding sequences:
- the LOC111904844 gene encoding probable serine/threonine-protein kinase WNK3 encodes MPLESSMSDHEPDDSDTEFVEIDPSGRYGRYKEVLGKGAFKRVYKAFDELEGIEVAWNQIRVSDFLRNPEELERLYSEVHLLKTLKHKNIIKFYNSWVDTTHEHINFITEIFTSGTLRQYRKKHKHVDLRALKKWSKQILEGLLYLHSHDPPVIHRDLKCDNIFVNGNQGEVKIGDLGLAAILRQARSAHSVIGTPEFMAPELYEEEYNELVDIYAFGMCLLELVTFEYPYCECANAAQIYKKVTSGIKPASLAKVKDPEVKSFIEKCIAKQSDRLSAKELLMDPFLRDEHDGMNRPGQSNSNSGPGSGSGSGSNPNSNPPDIARDFTVKGQMKDLNTVFLKLRIEDTTGNVRNIHFPFDTDNDTSIAVASEMVEELDLTDQDVSTIAEMIDAEIRSCIPDWAPRDYDDDQDDADSDSNSNSEVQNQSQSQSPITIKSSTSPGTLALERLPSGRRYWSDSPKGCFSPLRPRDSNASEPVSNDGKTEEEEEDKDDDDDDDYDDDDDDDDNVDTIVEKLEHLLDEQQKEVDELRKKHELVVSDILKKLRPETRQEVANICKFEICEEPEPEPNHEPEPEPEM; translated from the exons ATGCCATTGGAATCGTCGATGTCAGACCATGAACCGGACGATTCCGATACTGAGTTCGTTGAGATCGATCCATCCGGTCGTTATGGTCGG TATAAAGAAGTGCTGGGAAAGGGGGCTTTCAAAAGAGT CTACAAAGCATTTGACGAATTGGAAGGAATTGAAGTAGCCTggaatcaaattagggtttctgatttCTTAAGAAACCCCGAAGAGCTAGAGCGGCTATACTCAGAAGTTCATTTGCTCAAGACACTCAAGcacaaaaacatcatcaaattcTACAATTCTTGGGTTGATACAACACATGAGCACATCAACTTCATCACCGAGATTTTCACATCTGGAACATTAAGACA GTATCGCAAGAAACATAAGCATGTAGATCTGAGAGCATTAAAGAAATGGTCTAAACAAATATTAGAAGGACTTTTGTATCTTCATAGTCATGATCCTCCTGTTATACATCGTGATCTTAAATGCGACAACATTTTTGTCAATGGGAATCAAGGAGAGGTCAAAATTGGAGACCTTGGACTTGCTGCCATTCTTCGCCAAGCTCGTTCTGCTCACAGTGTCATTG GTACTCCGGAATTCATGGCACCAGAGCTTTATGAGGAGGAATACAATGAACTTGTAGATATTTATGCATTCGGAATGTGCTTACTTGAATTAGTGACATTTGAATATCCTTATTGTGAATGTGCCAATGCTGCTCAGATATATAAGAAAGTGACATCA GGTATAAAACCGGCTTCATTAGCAAAAGTCAAAGATCCTGAAGTCAAATCATTTATAGAGAAGTGTATTGCTAAACAATCCGATAGGTTATCAGCCAAGGAATTGCTCATGGATCCGTTTCTACGCGATGAGCATGATGGCATGAATAGACCAGGTCAATCCAATTCCAATTCTGGtcccggttccggttccggttccggttccaatcCCAATTCCAATCCGCCCGATATTGCTAGAGATTTCACAGTCAAAGGTCAAATGAAAGACCTGAATACCGTATTCCTAAAGCTACGAATAGAAGATACAACag GGAATGTTCGGAATATTCATTTCCCGTTTGACACGGATAACGATACATCAATTGCTGTTGCTAGTGAAATGGTGGAAGAATTGGATTTAACAGATCAAGATGTTTCCACAATTGCTGAAATGATCGATGCAGAAATTCGTTCTTGTATTCCCGATTGGGCTCCAAGAGATTACGATGATGATCAAGATGATGCCGATTCcgattccaattccaattccgaAGTTCAAAACCAATCCCAATCCCAATCCCCTATAACAATCAAATCTTCTACTTCACCTGGGACTTTAGCTCTTGAAAGATTGCCTTCGGGTAGAAGATATTGGAGTGATTCACCAAAAGGCTGTTTCTCTCCACTCAGACCAAGAGATTCAAACGCTTCTGAACCAGTAAGTAATGATGGCaaaacagaagaagaagaagaagataaagatgatgatgatgatgatgattatgatgatgatgatgatgatgacgacaaTGTTGATACAATTGTTGAGAAACTTGAACATTTGTTGGATGAGCAACAAAAGGAAGTGGATGAACTTAGAAAGAAACATGAGTTGGTGGTGTCGGATATTTTGAAGAAACTTAGGCCCGAAACCCGTCAAGAAGTTGCGAATATTTGTAAATTTGAAATCTGCGAGGAGCCCGAGCCCGAGCCCAATCATGAGCCCGAGCCTGAgcccgagatgtag
- the LOC111904894 gene encoding uncharacterized protein LOC111904894 → MITRPAITGAAASCLFFLLSLLYILFSHTDHSGSRWPFFYIPVVGVLVVGGFLVVMARATMVTLITVFVMLSCVGKRRRVLVLEGKKISSEVVMHLFKVVIKERSFVAIACAVFCTTMAMVLV, encoded by the coding sequence ATGATCACTAGACCAGCTATCACCGGAGCCGCCGCATCATGCTTGTTCTTTCTGCTTTCTTTATTGTACATCCTTTTCTCTCACACCGACCACAGTGGTTCAAGGTGGCCGTTTTTTTACATTCCGGTTGTGGGTGTTCTGGTGGTGGGCGGATTCTTGGTGGTTATGGCGAGAGCCACCATGGTGACGTTGATAACAGTGTTTGTGATGTTGAGTTGCGTAGGGAAACGGCGTCGTGTGCTTGTGTTGGAAGGGAAGAAGATTAGTAGTGAAGTCGTAATGCATTTGTTTAAGGTTGTGATTAAAGAGAGAAGCTTTGTGGCTATTGCTTGTGCTGTGTTTTGCACTACGATGGCCATGGTTTTGGTTTGA